Proteins co-encoded in one Homoserinimonas aerilata genomic window:
- a CDS encoding branched-chain amino acid ABC transporter permease, whose amino-acid sequence MESIVSLTLSVFTLFGFYALLAVGMGLIFGQLGVVNVAHGELVMVGAFVMFALADVPFLLRLVLAVLIGLVLGVIIERLVLSTLYERGFLATLLAMWGVSIVLREGANAIFGSTPASVQAPIQQNIEILGVSYPVYRLVIAVAALLIVAAVLLVTYRTKLGLVVRATVDNRAMASVLGIPPRLIITGTFAVGATLAVLAGALQSPLLGVTPTVGAAFLAPAFFAVLLGRAGSLPGAVFGAFIVALLSTVLRTYLNETLAQVVLFSLLIVLVAVRPNGIDWRKVQWKPRTQSAQVAA is encoded by the coding sequence ATGGAATCCATCGTCTCGCTCACTCTCTCGGTGTTCACCCTCTTCGGGTTCTATGCGCTGCTCGCGGTCGGCATGGGGCTCATCTTCGGCCAGCTCGGCGTCGTCAATGTCGCCCACGGTGAACTCGTCATGGTCGGCGCGTTCGTGATGTTCGCACTCGCGGATGTCCCCTTTCTCCTGCGGCTGGTGCTCGCCGTGCTCATCGGTCTTGTGCTCGGAGTCATCATCGAGCGGTTGGTCCTCTCGACCCTGTATGAGCGAGGGTTCCTCGCGACACTTCTCGCGATGTGGGGCGTCAGCATCGTGCTGCGAGAAGGCGCCAACGCGATCTTCGGTTCGACACCGGCATCGGTCCAGGCGCCCATCCAGCAGAACATCGAGATCCTCGGCGTGAGCTATCCCGTCTACCGTCTTGTGATCGCGGTTGCCGCCCTGCTCATCGTCGCGGCGGTGCTCCTCGTGACCTATCGCACCAAGCTCGGCCTCGTGGTGCGCGCGACGGTCGACAACCGCGCCATGGCGTCCGTGTTGGGCATCCCGCCCCGCCTCATCATCACGGGCACATTCGCGGTCGGTGCCACCCTCGCGGTACTCGCGGGCGCCCTGCAGAGCCCCCTGTTGGGAGTGACTCCCACGGTCGGTGCGGCATTCCTCGCCCCCGCATTCTTCGCCGTACTGCTGGGCCGGGCCGGCTCGCTCCCCGGCGCCGTGTTCGGCGCGTTCATCGTTGCCCTGCTGAGCACAGTGCTTCGCACCTACCTGAACGAGACCCTCGCTCAGGTCGTGCTCTTCTCACTGCTCATCGTTCTGGTTGCCGTTCGTCCGAACGGCATTGATTGGAGGAAGGTCCAATGGAAACCACGCACTCAGTCCGCGCAGGTCGCGGCATGA
- a CDS encoding ABC transporter substrate-binding protein produces METTHSVRAGRGMISLRRTTGIVAAFALTASLAACSGGAIGGGGDEGTNGAFKVGLIAPLTGPVVQEATAMQRGFELAIAKINDEGGVLGQPVEFVMVDDQADAAKSTQLAQRLINQDEVDYIFGTVPGDTTAAVAQVAESAKVPFSSAILGNAGICGEYFFPFGEPNASLLNGLLPQMIAGHGTSVALIGNDYAFPRGYFEDARTLLEDLGASVVLEEYSPLGTADWQPVISKINAASPDWVLTAVVGSDATALVTQADQAGVLDSMGFTGVSLIADFYPGLTERTHGLSLVGRYSDQLDNDANREFVEAFRSTYNFNDPIPSVAANAYEGMLMIAAAVEKAGSTDGAEIVKALAEVEVSDGVFGNGSFSDDRFFMTETARFEIGEGGAYTPVETFAADLEGITPQCA; encoded by the coding sequence ATGGAAACCACGCACTCAGTCCGCGCAGGTCGCGGCATGATCTCGCTACGGCGCACAACCGGCATCGTCGCCGCGTTCGCCCTGACCGCGTCCCTAGCGGCGTGTTCGGGTGGCGCAATCGGAGGTGGTGGCGATGAGGGCACGAACGGTGCGTTCAAGGTGGGCCTCATCGCCCCGTTGACGGGCCCCGTTGTGCAGGAGGCCACCGCGATGCAGCGAGGCTTCGAGCTCGCGATCGCAAAGATCAACGACGAGGGCGGCGTGCTCGGCCAGCCCGTCGAGTTCGTGATGGTCGACGACCAGGCGGATGCCGCCAAGTCCACCCAGCTGGCACAGCGCCTCATCAACCAGGACGAGGTCGACTACATCTTCGGCACTGTTCCCGGTGACACGACGGCCGCCGTCGCTCAGGTGGCGGAGTCGGCGAAGGTGCCCTTCTCCTCGGCGATCCTCGGTAACGCGGGAATTTGCGGTGAGTACTTCTTCCCCTTCGGCGAACCCAACGCCTCGCTGCTCAACGGACTGTTGCCGCAGATGATCGCCGGCCACGGCACATCCGTCGCCCTCATCGGCAACGACTATGCGTTCCCGCGCGGCTATTTCGAGGATGCCCGGACCCTTCTCGAGGATCTCGGCGCCAGCGTTGTGCTCGAGGAGTACTCGCCCCTCGGCACGGCGGATTGGCAGCCGGTGATCTCGAAGATCAATGCGGCCTCGCCGGACTGGGTGCTCACCGCTGTGGTCGGTTCGGATGCCACGGCTCTCGTGACACAGGCAGACCAGGCCGGCGTTCTCGACAGCATGGGCTTCACCGGTGTGAGTCTCATCGCGGATTTCTACCCCGGCCTCACCGAGCGCACCCATGGGCTGAGCCTCGTCGGCCGCTATTCCGACCAGCTCGACAACGATGCCAACCGCGAGTTCGTCGAGGCATTCCGCTCGACGTACAACTTCAACGACCCGATCCCGTCGGTCGCTGCCAATGCCTATGAGGGCATGCTCATGATCGCTGCCGCGGTTGAAAAAGCCGGCTCGACGGATGGCGCCGAGATCGTCAAGGCGCTCGCCGAGGTCGAGGTCTCCGACGGTGTCTTCGGCAACGGATCGTTCTCGGATGACCGTTTCTTCATGACCGAGACGGCTCGCTTCGAGATCGGAGAGGGCGGCGCCTATACGCCCGTTGAGACATTTGCCGCCGACCTTGAGGGAATCACCCCGCAATGCGCGTGA